The window ggtttgtttacaccagcatcaccacaaacatgtgaGTAATGCTTTGTGTTACAAATTATGACAGCTACAATATCACTAGCTGAAAGGAAcatttcagctccattataatcttatgggaccaccatcATATGTGCCAGCCATCATTAAGGAAACATAATTATGTGGCACATGACtatgacttatttttaaatgaatacttcTTTCAAATTGTAATATACCATATATAGTGTGTTGGATCCAAACCTCTCATACTCTGAGAAACCTAAACCAGTAAAAGTTTAAACCACTCTGAAAATGTGTTATCAAGTTTATGAATAAGTGTGCCCCTTATCTTAACTCCTTCATTAGTTACATTAACATTAGGACATTATATAGGCATTATGCAGACCATCAGCCATTTGgctttgcaaataaaaataatcaaaatacaaACTACTAAATATGACTTCTtaacaattaatatttattaaatatagaaatcattgaggtatttaattttattatatctttatgATCTTTCCTTATCAGAGCTAATAAGGATTAAAAATACCacccacatttaaaaattaatagttgaCTATTAAACTTTTCAGCTAGATTTGTCATACATAGAATAATTTTATGTAACTCTTCTTCTAAAATAACAGTGTATTCTCACATGCATAAATGCATTTCTGGTACTATTGGTTTTAAAACAGGCATCAAATCTTAGTGTttgaataatgtgtgtgtgtgcccacaggcaggtgtatatgtgtgtgcgttTCATGTATACATAAAGCAGAACAAATGTGATGTTAGAGTGACTCTCCTACAGTGAGCTGAAGAAACGGAAATTATACACTCTTCTAACCAAAAGAGATCCAGCTATAGATAATGTTTCAGAAAATGCTAAGAAGATTTAGACTTTTATCTGCAGATGGGTAAGagcatcttgataacattattgcTCTTCCAGAAAGAGACcaacctctttctctctttagacCCTAGTCCTAACACCAACAAAATGGCCATCCACTAAGTACCTGGATTTATTAGAAAGTTAAAATTATGGTTTTTCATGTTCAAGTGCTTTTGGAAATAAAGAGTGTGGGAGATTTCAATGACCCATTAAGCctaattttctgctctttttaaaataaaatttttctaagtaAGAGACTTTAATATCCTacagcaatggtccccaaccttttttgggccacggaccggtttagtgtcagaaaatatttttacggaccggcctttagggtgggacggataaatgcacaaaataaaattatgtgaccggcgtaaaaactgtggtatttttaaatataactgtcgaacttacgagacaagcatcaagagtgagtcttagacggatgtaacagagggaatctggtcattttttaaaaataaaacatcattcagacttaaatataaataaaacagaaataatgtaagttatttattctttctctgcggaccggtcaGCAGCGCGGGGCTTGGGGACTACTGTCCTACAGCACAGACTGAAAGACAGTAACCGGCTCAGTTGTGGACGAATCCGAGTGCCTCACAGATGCTCCCTGGACAGTTCGTATCTCTACAGTGTGCTCGTGCTTGCAACCCAGCTAGTCAGAGTGTGACAGGCTGCTGTGTGTTGCTAGGTTAATCTGTGTCTGTACATATCCTTGTGTTCCAGCTCAGTATGTACTTTCCTGTGTACACCAAAACAAACTGTTAGGATAAACAACACTGCTCACctgcaaaatgaaaaaatgattgTTTCTGCACTTGACATTTTTATTCAGACATTCTCTGTGATCTCTTAAGTggcatttaaagtgaaaacagctttTATGCTACCCATAATCTATGGCAACATAAATAATTCATTGTAATATTGAAAAATTCATGTTTCTTCAATGTTTCTTTAAACACAATGTAAAGGGGAAAATAGGTAAagtgtacttttttatttattgagtttttaaaaagagaaggggagaaaggaaaggtgaTGGTGAGAGGgcgagaaaaagagagagagagagagagatcaatttattgctccacttatgtatgcattcattggttgattctttatgtgccctgactaaggatccaacccacaaccttggccttcaGGACTACACTCTAATCaccagagctatccagccatgacccattttttttaattaaacaacttTGCTTTATCCTGCTTCATTTCACAGTCACTTAATAAACTCCATGgttatttatgaaaaaagaaaagctgatttCATATGCATGAGTTTCACTAAAGACAGTTATGAGGTTCAAAGAAATTCTCCCACAActtttgtcattagaaaaatcaatattttgccctggccagttggctcagtggtagagcactggcccagtatgtggatgtcctgggttccatttcggtcatggcacacagaagtgaccatctacttcttcacacctcccccttctctctctcttatcttcccttcccgcagccattgAATGGTTCTAGCAaggttggccccagacactgaagaTTGCTTCATGGCCCTgatctcaggcgctaaaatagcttggttgctgagcaaaaaaAGCTGTGGCTAAGCAGAGCAGAGTATCACCTGgtaggagcttgctgggtggatcctggtcagggtgcatgctagagtctgtctctgccttcctacctcacacttaataaaaaagaaagaaggaagtaagggagggagggagggagggaggaagggagggaaggagggaaggagggaaggagggaaggagggagggaggaaggaagacaggaaggaagaaatattttatacatatcttTTACTTCACACTACAAAgggttagtttttattttgacatGTTTGTTTTGAGCTACTAGtattataatattaattaaatgatGACTGCCACGGTTTTgacagtgttgttttttttaaaaagtaaacccaAATGACTGAAAATGACAAAACTAGACATGAATTCATGTaacaattacaagaaaaaaatctttcccaAAGTTGATCAAGCCATACAatcatttcaaatattaaaaaaatctaatcattcatttaaaatatacactaGTAGATTTTTGAGAGTAGATTCATTGGAAAGATTTGAGTTAATATTCAATCAGTTCtcaaaaaggaaacattttctgtttcttccagaatatataaaccaattaacactatatatatatatttaacttaacacacatttttcagttttttaaaatatcaatctccaaatgaagtatttttaaaaagagttgatAACATGTCAGTAAAATGCAATAATGAAAACAATTATTACCTGTGACAATATGAgcatttaaaactgtttttagtAAATGCATATCCATGTGCAACTGTTCAGTTATTATAAACCTATCACTAGATTATCTATATAACATTaactataatttgtttttattagagGAAATTTCACACCAGTCCTCACTGAGAACAAAAGAGGGAGCCAGAAATGGAATggaataaataattttctaaaagtcACAATACTAAGAAAATTGCAAGCTCTGTCCCATGTTTTATCATGATAAATAGCCAGATTGTagctaagaaatattttaagactttaacaTTAGACACTAGAGCTTCAAGGCAGAGGTTTCTATTGAAttctaaaatagaatttatttagctAAAATGCTAAAATCACCAGGGGACTGGTGGTAGATATATTGTTGGTTGCTTCTTGGAAGTGTTAATATAGAGAATTATTTATATTGAGCTATTGATATTCTCACAAATGGAGAGTAAACTTCTGGataaatttttatgtagttttatcATACGTGGTTGGTTGTGAAAATTtgtgaattattttgtttttgctcttcTTCATGAGACATTTGATTTTTAGCTGAGAAGTAAAAGTTCTGTCTTAAAAGATgatactgggccctggccggttggctcagtggtagagcgtcggcctggcgtgcagaagtcctggattcgattcccggccagggcacacaggagaagcgcccatctgcttctccacccttccccctctccttcctctctgtctctctcttcccctcctgcagccaaggctccattggagcaaagatggcctgggcgctggagatggctccttggcctctgccccaggcgctagagtggctctggtcgagacagagccggagggacagagcattgccccctggtgggcagagcgtagcccctggtgggcgtgccgggtggatcccggtcgggcgcatgcgggagtctgtctgactgtctctccccgtttccagcttcagaaaaatacaaaaaaaaaaaaaaaatgatgatactGGTCTCTACCTACAGTAATGTGtaagaagtataaaaaaattcctaaactTAATATTAGTGAATTCTAATAGGATTTCTATGCTTGTCAAGCCTAGAGGAAATGATTCAATATACAGTCTtccctcaccatatcacagtttacttttcgcagtctcactatatcgcagatttttaaattgtatatatctaattttgtgtcACGGATTTTTCCAGtatattgcgggattttgcagtatataggtatttttatatatttattattttaattatctttgcagtaaaataagcataagACGCGTTTATAAGAGTGTgtaaaaggttaataacagtatgggaaaggtttacaaagtcttaaaatatatataaataataaaagaaatataaggttgctacttcgcagatttttgCCTGTTGCAggtgggggttctggaacctaacccccgcgataggtggggaccactgcattcACCAACTGTTTAAGAGAAAAGATATAGGTGCAAAGGAAATAAATTACTTGGTGAAAATAAACTATggctaaagtataaaataaatattaaacagcAGATCTTTTACATAAAGGCAGCATCAGtggaaactattttttaaaggtaaaagtaTGTTCCATTCCACTTAATGGCATTGCTGTTCACATTAATGCTTTTCAAAGTAAAGCATTTATTTTACTCTATAGAAAAGTCTCAAAAAGATTACTTGTAAATTATTATTAGTCAACCATTTCATATTTTTCAGGTAGTCTTCAAAGAGTAAAATACCTtgaaagttaaaaacattttattatgtcACAAACTCAAAATAACCAATAAGTTCAAAATAACATTTACTAATATTTGCATAATGCTTATTTTTTGCCAATGCTACATCATTTAAATGATTTGCTAATTTAATATTCTGAAGGTACTATTCCTATCCCAGGCTAGATAACTAGCCAGTACAAGTGATATgctcaggattcaaacccaggcagtctatTGGGAGACTGTATATTTAAGCACTAACACATCACATCTCTAGAGGGATAATTCAACCTGGGTCTGCAACACTTTTGAAATCAATTGTTTTGAAGCAGTCAGGGTCGTCAAATGTGAAAActttttattcatcatgaaagTGAATGTGTGAGTTTTAAGCAACTAAAAAGGAAAGTGAgcataataaatatatcaaaagatTTCACAGTATAAATGTTAAGAGCAGAGGTGGTGTCACTTAAACAACTTAACCTGTAATTTCACCCTCAGTCCCTAGACAAACACATAAAAACCTTCAAGAGCAATTTTAACATTCAAGGTCATatcatttaaattacatatatataccaATAAAACTACAGTAGCGTTCCCATAAATTATTCTCAAAGATACTTGTTTATTAAccttgttttaaaacattaaggataatttattctaaaataattaattgaaaaaattgTTTAACCAACTTTTTATTGGTCAATAAAACTCAAATACCTTAAATTTCTATGGGGGAAATTCAATCTTTCCTGGAGAAAATTTGACATAATTTTTTTACCTTTCCAAACAAAAAGAAGCATAGAGGTTTAACTCTATGATACCAGCACGATGTCAGTTAAAAAGAAAGCATGACTCAATAAATGTAGATATTTTCCTTTGAAGACATATTTGAAAGGAGCAGTAGGAGGCAGTGCAATGTATATCTTCTCCAGAACTGAATTTCAAAGGCCTTACTTGACCCTTCTTCCACATGGGAAGAATGAGAAatcgttttttcttttattttccattgtaAGATCCTAAATGGGCCAATAAGTCCAGTCTATGTAGGTCCCAATGTGGTATTAGATGCAGTAGCAGCCACAGTGCAAGGAATGTAGGACACAATGATCTGTATACCTGACTTCTGTGAACTCCAGTATCAaacttagaaaaatgaaagaaaggaaaaataaataaataaaaaaccttttaGCATTTCAGCTAGATTTCAAAATCACTCGAAAAACTTTCTTCAACTGGGTCTGCTGCATTTCTGAGATCACAGAAGAGAACTTATAATTTAGAATTAAATACTTTAGTAAAGAGATTTATTATTATAAACTAAAAAACCatagtttataaaaaaattgGATGTGAAAATAAATGGTATATTTATATCACTCATCACTCTGGATTAAAAGCAGCTTAAATCAAAAAGGGAATCCTCTGAATTTAATTAAATGGGTCTTTTAAAGTGgttcaagaaatttaaataatatagaaaaacaaCATCTATTTTGTCTTAGATGTCTTAAAATATAAACAGttcaacctttttaaaattatcataatttaaaattatgacaaCTCTAATGTAAAATTAGCCAATCAACTAAATAAAACCAGTAAATGATGCAGTTTTGTCTGGTgcatattttatcaattttcttgTAATTCAAATGTCTCTTATTCTTTGCAAAATCTACCTTGTATCTAATAcccaatgtttaaataaaaattcaaaaatcaattatctcattaatatttaaaaataccactgcTAAACAAACCATGTCTAAGTTTTTCAGCTATAGTAGTTTATTAGCTCTCTGGAAACAAATCCGAGTCAAACGTTTCTATCAATTCTTTCAGCAAGTGAAATCTATAGTGAAATCCGAGACACACAGGCACTACATCTAAGGTGCTAGAAATTTCACTTTGATTACagtggtaaataaaatatttataatttgacTAGAGAAAAGACGATATTAACAAGAAATAGTAGCTATGAATCatcatatttagaaaatatacatgactatattttccataaatttttttttaatttattttttatttttttgccaagaTGACTCAGTAGGTGAATCAGACTCCTGGGGGGAATCTGTGAACATCATTaccagcatcaatcatcaatgaCCAGGGAAGCCTAGAACTGAGAgttaatacagaataaaaaagaactttcctcctaaaatatcactTTATAAGCATATATTCCAAAGAGTTCTAAAAGCAATATACTTGTTATATAGGAATCCATGGCATATAATCACTTTGGCCTCTTCATGAACACACACACTAACGGCGGTCTCATGAACTCATAATATAGCCCCCAGATTTTCAGAAGCTTTGTTATAAAGCTCAATTTCTTCATGAAGATAAAAATGCTTCATCTTTTGAACATTCCCATAGATTCATCTTAGTTTTGTCCTGTAGAGTATCACACGACAGATTCTTTTCTTTACCTGATAGCTTTTCAATTATGTATTAATGATAGCTTTCATGCCCTCACTTTTTTTAGTTAAGTCTTTCCACTGGATTTTATAGAAGTTACCAACAATCCCAGatagtttcctttctttattttctggacATATTCTTGATGCTAGAGTTACATTTTGCCAAGAACCACCTCAAAAGCTAGAGCTTAgaataaatataacattaaaatgtgGTCATCATTGCAACTCTAATAAGACAATCAACTTCCTCATTAGAATACTATCATTAGTCCAATTTAACTTCACATTAATTTTTGCAACCATTTTCTACTACAACTAACAAGATTGTTGCTAACAAAGGCATGATCATTAATTATGTAGTGGACTTCTTGGACTCAAACCAGacctttatatttatatctacttATAAGACAGTAGTATGACATCAAATGAGTCAACATGAATTCCTACATTTGAGCTCCAGTGTGTCATgttgaaaaataccaaaatactAATTGCCTTTCTACCTAACTCACACTCTTCAGTTTTACACATTATTGAGCAATGTTGACCTTTAAGTACTGTTTACACTTGCCTTTCTCAAGACATCAGCTATTAATACTCAAGAATCtccaatgaaaacattttcttgtatcacaatttacatttaagaaatTTTGCCTGAGGCATCATTTTCACTTGTTTACTTTCAAACCTGGTTTTATAGAGAAGAACATCTGCTTAAGAGTATTTCTTGATAATCTTGAAAATACAGGCAATGATATATGCTCAACCCCATCTTTGTGGCTGGACAGTGTAACACCACCAGCAAACCTTTCCATTGATAAGAATATGCGCATACGCACATATAGCACAAGAACTGTGCACGTGGGCAATAACCTATGCAATCATAGGTAAACAAAGGTACAGTACTTCACTCTAGTTAAAGGCATTCTTTTTACAGAAAACTTTTATCTTACTCTTCTCTTTCaagactataattttctttcaagcaaagACAGAATTAGTGAGAGTTCTGCAAGATCTCAGTCTTCCTAAATTCCCATCACAGCCTTCAGTTCAAATGAAGCACATTTATGCAGCAGGCCTGAGCTTTTCCATCCAACTCCTTCTCAGATTGACGACCCCTCCCCCCAGTCCGAAGCCAGAGAAGAGTCCAACCACAGAGAACTTCCACTCAAAGAGGACAACCCCTGAGTAGTACATTGTGATAACCAGTTCTCTCCTCCCGATCCCCCAACACTAGAGCCCCTGCCTAGTGCCGCGCCTTCTTTGAGAGCCTGCGCCCGCCAGCTAGCGGGGTGAGCGCCCGTGTTAGTCAGTGCGCACGTGACGCGCGGTGCCCACATGACACGACcgtgggcgggggagggggacagaggagtgaagCAGGGAAAAAGTTAAAGAAGACCGGTCAAAGCGCCCAAAGCAATCAGTCCCTGTCTTTCTTCGTCAAATAATGTCTCAGGGATCCCTAGGAGACGGCTGCGGATCAAGGCACCTGGGTCCAGTTTCCCAAACCGAGGGGACGGGCTTGGTGCTCTCTCCCCACCACGTTCAGCTCTCCACCGCCCTGTTGGTGATGCCCTGCAGTCAGAGttgctccttccttccctctctccctccctctattttcctactttctttctttccttctctcctttcctcctttccttccttccttccttcctttgcttcctctcttccttccctgaaAGCTCTCCATCCACTGCGGGCGATGCCACTGACGCACGTTCAATTTGCCCCGGGAGCTTGCCCGCACCTTGGGGTCAGACAGGGCCGATCACCTTCCACAGGGGAGGGTCTAACTGCACAAACAAAGTTGTACGCCACAACGAGCCCGCGCTCCCTTCCCCTGCACCCCGCTCGATCCTCCGCAGAGCTCACTTGCTCCGGTGCTCTGCGGACCTCACCCCACCGCCGTGCAACACACCCCCTTCCAAGGCGAGCCCACCCTCCCATCGCCCCGCGCTCCGAGAGGTCCACCGGCCGGAAAagtaccccccctcccccagcaagaGGCTTTGCTCACCTTGCTTGACACACTTGAGCCGGAGGGGGTCCTTGCAGTGTTTGATCACGGCCAGCACGTCCCTGATGGTGAGCCCCGCCACGGGGGTCTCGTTCACCTCCAGCAGCAGCTCCTCCGACACCAACTTGCTGCCGCTCTCATAGGCCACCTTGCCGGGCTTCACCTCCCCCAGGTAGGGGAACTGGCCGTTCTCAGCGCCCCCCTTCAGTTCAAAGCCAAGCTGGCCCTCCGGGTTCCTGCCAATGACACTCTCATGGACTTTGCTAGTCCAgtggcttttctttttcaagcTTTTGGACATGGCAGTGGGGCGGGTCGCCTAGCTCCTGCGGGCTTCCTCGGGGCTGGGGGTGTTGAcggggagagaaggaggatggAGCAGCCAGGGGGCCGAGAGGTGAGAGGAGCAGACTttgccttcctctcccttctgttCCGTGCTTTCCCTCTTCTTTTGGTGGAATGTGGACGAGGACGGGGAAGGATGAGAGGGACGGCTGGGTAGAGGTAGGAGAGCTCGGGTGAGGTGGCGCTGTCCCTGGAATGACACTCAGGCTGTGGCCCCGCCGCGGAGGAGCTGTGGCGGCGGCCTGAGCGCGCAGCGGCGGAGCCAgtgagcgggggtgggggtggggacggaGGGTAGCGAAGCCGCGGCCACTCCTGCGTGCTGCGAGTGGGAGCGCGGGGCTGTGTGGTGGTAGCCGATGTCCACGGCAGCTGCAGTGGCAGCGGCggacgtgtgtgtgcgtgtgtgcgcgtgtgtgtgtgtgtgtgtgcgcgtgtgcgcgcgcgtgtgtgtactAGTTGCACTGTACGGGCAGGAGGGAGGCGGGAGGAGGCACAGGGGATGGGGGCGCGCCGGCTGGGGCCGCTTCGCCGCCGAtccgctccctccctccctcggcAGCTTGACCCGGTAGTGAAGGCGGAGAGAGAGGCCGGCTGGGCCCGCCTGGCAGCCTGCGAGGGGAGGCGGGAGCGGGCGAGGAAGGGAGCCGGGGCCGGGCGAGGGCTGGGCGGCCGGCAGGGCTGCGAGCCGAGCGCGGACCGTGCCCGGCCTCCCAGCGGCGCCGCGGAGACGCCCTGCACCCCGGAGACGCCCTGCACCCCGGAGCCGCGGGCAGGCGGCGGCTCGCGGCCGGGGACCTGGGTGGGAGCGCCCCCGCGCCGGCCGCCTGGCGGGACCCGGGCGCGGGGCTGCGGGGAGGCCCGGGCGCGGGAGGCGCGGGGGCCCGCGGAGGAGCCCTGGGGAGACTCCGTCTCTTCACGCCGGGTCTGCTCCGGGCAGAGTTCATCAGAGGGGCGGGCAGTCGGAGCCGGGCCGCCCGCACCTGGGGGGCGAACAGCGGTCCTGTTCCTGCCAGGCCCAGCCCGAGGGTCGGGCCGGGACGGGGACAGCGCGCAGGGAGAAGCCGGGGGAAAGGCGACTCCCGAGAGCGAGGGGAAGGGGCGCTAGGTCCCCTCGGTGGGGGAGCTGGAACCGGGCTGCGGGGTGGGTCGCGGGGCGGGGAGCGGAGACGGGGACAGTGTCATCCGAGGACTGTGGCCGCGCCGACAGGGCACGCCCTGGCCCACGAGAGCCCTCAGACTGGAGCGTATGACTCGGGAAGAAACTTTAAGATGACCTGGCCTGACAACCTTCTgccacagagaaggaaaagaaggctcCGAGGTGAGCACAGCGGCCGCCTCGGCTGGCACTCCGCTCGCTGGCCCACCCCCCGGCTCTTCTCCCGTCACCAAGTTGTCAGCCAAGAGGAGAGGTGAGGACAGGGCGCAGGACGCAGGAGGGCCGCCGGCTTTCACACAATCCCAATCTCTGTGAGATGGTACGggtgcatttttttaaaactcttgtaaCTGGTAAATGAATGTCACTTGCTTTCAAGTGATAcgtttaagacaaaaaaaaaagagaaagaaagccgCACACCTACTCATGTCTTTAAAGCAAGGCATGAAGAGCACTGAGCAGTGAGGAATCTTGAAGTCTGAGATGAAGATAGTGTGGGCGGCGAGCGGCACAGATTAAAAATCGTTAGTCGGCCCCAACAGAAAGGCCTTGTGAAAATGTTCGGTGGCCCCAAACAGAAAGGGCAGTGTAGAATTCAGGCTCTGCTAGTTATTACTAAGGGTGTAATCTTAAGTATATTGCTTgagcttttcttatttattaaataggGTTAGAAGTACTAATCTGACAGGCCTGTGTTGAGGATGAAATCAGGTTAATGCATGCAAAGTTGCTTGCCTGACATAGGTGGGtagcatttaaaatgttaatttccttcctttcctcctgaaGTGTAAGTCATTATTTGGGGAAAATGGAGATCAAATTTAGTCAGAACTGGAAGAGCTCTGAAAGAATGATGACTTGTTTAACCATGTGTCTCTTTTCACTTGAGAAAACAGATCTCCAATGAGTTGGCTGCAAGTGATGAGGATTATTCAGTGAGCCAGGGGCAGTGCCAGGATCTGAAATCAGAGCTTCATGCAGGCAATGCCTAGAAGTGGGCAAGACAGTTTCCTAGCATAGCCCGGTCTCACCCAGAGAAATTAGCTTTTAGCATTATGAAACACTTCTAAATAGAAATCGATAATGAGaactaaatatgtatttttaaacaccAATTACAGCCTAACGTGTGGGTAATACTACTATTTATCAAGTTCTAACTACATGCTAGATGTTGTCCTATAGGCTTTATAAATCTTAATTTAT is drawn from Saccopteryx leptura isolate mSacLep1 chromosome 12, mSacLep1_pri_phased_curated, whole genome shotgun sequence and contains these coding sequences:
- the LOC136383877 gene encoding collagen alpha-1(I) chain-like, translated to MSTAAAVAAADVCVRVEGGERGRLGPPGSLRGEAGAGEEGSRGRARAGRPAGLRAERGPCPASQRRRGDALHPGDALHPGAAGRRRLAAGDLGGSAPAPAAWRDPGAGLRGGPGAGGAGARGGALGRLRLFTPGLLRAEFIRGAGSRSRAARTWGANSGPVPARPSPRVGPGRGQRAGRSRGKGDSRERGEGALGPLGGGAGTGLRGGSRGGERRRGQCHPRTVAAPTGHALAHESPQTGAYDSGRNFKMTWPDNLLPQRRKRRLRGEHSGRLGWHSARWPTPRLFSRHQVVSQEESL